In Syntrophales bacterium, a genomic segment contains:
- a CDS encoding hemerythrin family protein, whose amino-acid sequence MYEVFEKDPIQIKEGKAATKRMFEEALANYHLKNIDVSQKMLQKCLKHNPLDMPAQIYLDRCKAFIRTGVHESTGELAHAVKWDEDFKFGVPEIDDQHHALFSQCNKLLDALRTNREIEEVNEAITFLDTYVISHFHDEENLMEEYKYHFTDFQKWQHAKFSEYFNSLKQEIRELDDSNRYFILLRVQLLVVDWLVNHTLKLDTHLGRFIKRKSRSISRNYRSAF is encoded by the coding sequence GTGTATGAAGTTTTTGAAAAAGATCCAATTCAAATTAAGGAGGGAAAAGCGGCCACTAAAAGGATGTTTGAGGAGGCTCTGGCCAACTACCATTTAAAAAATATTGATGTTTCCCAAAAAATGTTACAGAAATGCCTCAAGCATAATCCCTTAGACATGCCCGCTCAAATTTATTTGGACCGGTGTAAGGCATTCATCCGAACTGGTGTACATGAAAGCACTGGTGAATTAGCTCATGCAGTTAAATGGGATGAAGATTTTAAGTTTGGAGTACCTGAGATTGATGACCAGCATCACGCGCTCTTTTCTCAGTGCAACAAACTGTTGGATGCTCTCCGTACGAATCGTGAAATAGAAGAAGTAAACGAAGCCATCACGTTTCTTGATACATATGTGATCAGCCATTTTCACGACGAAGAGAATTTAATGGAAGAATACAAATATCATTTTACTGATTTTCAGAAATGGCAACACGCTAAATTTTCAGAGTATTTTAATAGTCTCAAACAGGAAATCCGTGAACTTGATGATAGCAACAGGTACTTTATCCTCTTACGAGTTCAGCTTCTTGTTGTGGATTGGTTGGTCAATCATACATTGAAGCTTGATACGCACCTTGGCCGCTTTATAAAAAGAAAGTCACGCTCTATCTCCCGAAATTACCGTTCCGCTTTTTGA